The genomic window ttggaaaACATACAATATTTCGTTTATGTCAAATTGTTCTTCTGCTATTTATAACCTGGCATACTGTAAAGCCATTGGTGATGATGTGCTATATGCACTGGATTCATCCACTTCTATATCCAGAGTTGGTAGAGTGATATGCCTGCAGTCATTGTTGTGCTGATGCTATGTTATTCTATGTGGCCTTCTTTCTGCCACAAATTTGCACCATTTTCACAATTATATATTGTGTGTCAAGGCTTGTTGAACCAGAAGTTTTCATATTAGCCTACTTGATACTAAACTAAAATTTCTTTGATTCTATATCCATATgatatgtacccagcaaacacaatttattcaaaatgttttaagggtagacgaggtattgttggtcgaagcaacctaaaaatcgattttcattatctagatcaatatattattgaaaaataacaccttgatgttttgcaaaagttcattctgcaaatcatatactttgcaaacttgcctaatatattgttgttaatgagttatgtacgttttagtgttgttgtttcagcgctctttacaacgtaactcaagaaccgcagcacctataaaagtatacctgtgatattttaattcttctacccACTGGCTATGAATtaagcaatacagtttttgccaaagctcactaccattcgtaagatgctgtgaactaccaaatcacaacagtttaaaataattaataaacttaataacatttaaatgtttggtTATATCAAGATCactaatacatttttataatgctattgtaaaatattttgggcaaacatttttgcaaaatattttgtcaacatcatgttttcaaaactgttttataaatgatattaaaacgtttttatacccattgtataacctgacatttaaaaattttctgtaaaacattgtgtgtttgctgggtatttagtTCAGTTAAAGCTTTTCTCATCAGTAATATGTCTTGTTTTCTTTTGATTTCAGTAGGAAAACTGACAATTTATAATCATGCGTGTGTTCATCTTAGCTTGCTTAGTGGCTGCTGCCACAGCCATTGCTCCACTGCAAAAGGCTCAGGAAAGGATTCCAGGCAAATACATTGTTGCACTAAAGGTAAGACAGCTGGTATAACTCAAGAATTCTTTACCATGTGCATGTGTTCATTTGTTTGCTGCTGCCAGAGCCATTGTTCCTGTGGCAAATACATTGTACTTATGGTATACTGTATTTTAATAATAGAACAATGTAACAGTTTGAATTTGACATTCCTTGTGTGTGTGTGATTGCGTGCATTTTCACCAACGAACGAGGACACCCACTTGAAATTTCACTTATAAACTACAGACACACACAAAAACGAGGATGTCCTTGGTTTTTTAATGCTTGTAGAGGGCGCTATACAGCTCAAAATTGCATAGGGGGTAGGTCCCCCATTGCCGGTAATATGTCAAAGTCCTCGGTTAGTCGATTAATTGTCATGTTTTCACACAAAAGTCCACGATTAGaatgtgaaaattcaaatgtATAAGGTCCTCGGTTTTACTGTGAAAAGTTAGGTGTCCTCGTTTGGCGGTGGACACGGGTAGGGGTGCGGTGTTCATGTGTGATTAGCAGGTTTTATGTGATGAGTGATTGAGGAATTCATGTGTATTATGTACAAAGTTTTCTATAAAGAAGTACAATTTGGAAAAActcttcaaatatttttagtaAACTGCCAATTTTATTTCTGCTTCTTTTGTTTCAGCCTGGTGCTAACATCAACTCTGCCGCTTTCAGTCTTAACAATGTCCGTGCCCGCGTCCAGAAGAGGTTTGCCGCTTTCAACATGTTGGCTGTCGATATGGACTCACAGGTTGTAGAAAAGGTATTGATTCCACTTGTTTCTTTTTGATGACCATAATACTGGACTTTGAACCACCGTGATCTCATTTACATTGGCTGTCCACTATTCAACAAGCACATCTTGAAATTTGACCaaagtttttgtacccagcaaagtcaaaggtcaataaaTGAGTTtgcaagcatattggggttaaagaactgtgtccgaACAAATGAGCATCTGCAAGAGTTATGTAAACTGTCAATAGAGACTAGAAATCATCatgacatttttaattaaagttttTTGAATTTCACTTAACAGGTACGTGGCTTGAAAGATGTCCTATTTGTTGAAGAAGATGGTTTGATGAGAGTACAACAAGGTGCTACCTGGGGTCTTGATCGTGTAGATCAGAGAGCTCTCCCATTGGATGGTGTCTATGCTTCAGATAGTAAGTCAGAATATTGGGTTTAATGTTAAGATGGGCGAAAGAAATCAAAAGAGGAATTGGGGAATTATGGTTATTTAGTCAATTTCAGCAAAAATTATGTCAAATAGCACCTTGACTTATGAATTTGGGGTTTGATATACACTATTAATCTACTTATTAGTTTTTCAGGGGAAGAAATTTAATTGTAATCTGGTTAAGAGGAAGGGGAAGATAAAATAAGGTTTATATGTAAAGGGGTGTAGCCATATGGATATGGGGGCAGCAGGAGAAAACTACCCCCTTGGTgaataattttagggaaattaggatagaaaaaatgcaaatttctatTAATCAGCTCTTTTTTAATATTCTTACTCCTCAAATTGGGATCAAGTTCTTAATACCCAGACTCTAGCCCACTCGGAATGCCTAGGCAGGTTACATTCCTGGACGTATGTGTGTATGAGGGAGAGAGAGTAAATGATATCTGTCCACTATTAATTTTTAGATACAGTTTAAGAAGGTGAATTGTAAAGAGAAAGAAAGTTTCTAAGGAGTAATTATACTTATGTGGGGTATTTGTGTGGGTGGGGCGAGTGGTGTTtatgagagagagaaagaaagagaaaatgtTTATGGAGTCCATGCACTTACTTTCACTTTAAACTAATAATTTATTATCCTTATTTCACCTAGATGACGGTACTGGTGTGAATGTATACGTCATCGATACCGGTGTCAGCCCAGACCATGTTGACTTTGGTGGTGTTGGTGGACGTTGCGAGATGGCCTATGATGTAGTTGGAGGAATTGTAAGTAGAGAGCATTTCATATGATACTGTTAGAAAGATGGCCACTAGCATGGAGCTTTCAACAGAGAATTTTACAGGCCTTGATGGTTTTTtgtttaattataggcctacataagaacTTGGCCAACACCAGCATAGCATTAACAAAAAATCGGAACTGGTGAGAAAAAAGATGCAAGACTTGATCGCCAACTTGATTAGCACTACACCAAGTTTGTTGTTACATCAAGATGACTTTACTAGCAAGGATTTCTCCATAACAGTTGCTCTTATCACATCTCATATTATAGGGTGGTGGTGTTGACTGCAATGGACATGGAACTCACTGCGCTGGTACCACTAGTGGCTCTACCTGGGGTGTAGCCAAGAACAGTATGGCATATGGTATCCGTGTGCTCAGCTGTCTAGGATCTGGATCTACTACTGGTGTTGTTGATGGTAAGTTTACTCCTGGGGTAGGGGAGGGATGGGGAACTTGCTGTGTTTTGCTACACATAGCAGCTTTTGGGTTGAATAtttatgtttataattattttagaaGATGAGGTTTTAGATATTAACATCAGAGCTTGAAATTGggtaatatatatttcatttgacCAACACTTCTGAAGAGTTTTGATAAAAACATAATTTAAAAGCCTAAGGGCAATATGATTTTTAATGAATACACACATGTTCAATATTAGCTCAGTACCCAAAATAGTCCTTTACAAGTTTTGATGACTAGTTTTTGGTAACAGAACTGAATAATTTGATGGAATAGAAGTaattgtcaaaatggtccacattGTGACGACAAAAAGTTGAAATATAAATTGCTTCTTTTAACTGGATAATCTTCAGTTCTTTAAACAATATGATATTTTAGTATTACCTAACATTCTTTTGCATGCTATTTGTAATTGTTATGCCACATTATTACCTCTTTATGCACAGCACAATATGGTTACTGCAGTGTACCACAAATCCGCTTTGTATGTGCACAGAGGATTACAAATAATATTGAAAGTAAATGTCATTACTAACAACAAGAGCTTGAAGACTGACTGATAGATAGGATCTATAGCCCATGTGAAGATTTTATTTATAAAACCAAGTATGTGCATGTGTGCTGCCTTGTGATGCTTACAAATTATTGGAAATTGTGGTCTCATAATTCTGATTATTTGTTGATAATGTTAATGGCTTGTAATTATTGACAACTAATTAATTATGTCACATTTTAAGCATAACTTGTCTTATTtggaattgttaaaattcaagtCTCTGTCtttaaataaaatcaatataGGTTTGGAACCAAACACAAAGCAGCACATAGACTTACCGGTTGTAGAAATTAATTTATTATGTTGTTATGTTGTTTTAAAAAGTGTATTTCATCTATCTTCTTTGTACTATAGGAATGAACTGGGTAGCCACCAATGGTGTACGTCCAGCTGTTGCTTCGATGTCCCTCGGTGGTGGCTCTTCATCTGCCATTGATCGTGCCGTCGATACTATGCACAATGCCGGAGTTGTCGTATCTGTTGCCGCTGGTAACAGCAATGCCAATGCTTGCAACTACTCTCCTGCCGGAGCTGCTAATGTAAGATCAAAAACTGAAACCATAATGTGActtgatctggtccatgggggccaaaagcggcaaatttgaaattgagataaaggcaaaaatatggggtGAAAAGAGAAAGTACAtaagaaaataatatcacaaaACTTTTCAACCAAGTATGcttgacctttggtgttttcagtatacgatagcataacatttttaaaaggtaatgattatagtaactcaattttaaaaaaatgcctcctttaatTTTGACCCCATGGAGTAGGTCACATTGcatatatacatattttgtaaAAGGGGTAATGCACAAACTTGAACAGGACCAaaacaatcttggaaaaaatccattttctataattcttaaattttttattttattattgaatgAATGATTCAAGTTATAGCACTGCAGAACTCACCCCTACATAGTAGGCCTAGCAGCATTAGGacatacatatgctatctactgaagatagcaacattcacagaTAGCCAAGGAACTTAACCCAGTGAAAGGAGCTTTAAAAGAAACTAAAAATGTGTTGTAAATAACTTTTTGGGGCTTAGGGCAATTTAGGGCATGTTCCCCCTTATGCCCCTTGATGCTATGCCCAAACCCTAAGGGGGTGCACCAttgatttataggttaatacatgagtatctcttgttgagagtgaaattgtacacaataatgccgCAGCGTGCTGAGATGTTGatcgtctaatgcacaagcccgaaggggggagtgcattagacgcatcaacatctcagtacaagtgcattattttgtacaatttctcgagcaataagtgatacgcatttattaacctatttcatacacgagaaaaaaatgccgtgatttttgctatttttataacaaaattgttactaaaaatgttgaaaaaactaatatgagccctaaatgcatcaacccgcaagaaaaatgactCAATCTTACGCGATGCTTAACGCAGCGAAAAGCACCGCGTAGTATGCGCTGGAGTCGCGCtaccgtgcaattatacaatattaatgcactaagcgtatttttctaacggcttttctgattggctatgtggttctaagagtgtatgaaacccTGATGCTGCATATTTTGTCAAAGCTCAGATTactgtatttgacctaattagaACCCCAGGCATTTTATGGGATGCTTATTATTTACATGTTTACTTTGATATGAAAGTCAACTGAACTATTTTCCATGATAAATAATGCTGCAGTGAAGATAGGGAAATAAACTGCAGAATATTATATTGCAGCTATTAAAACTTGACGATTAGATTtttccttaattttatttcagttttgacccTAGTTTATGCAAAAAATTACACTGAAATggggtttcaaacaaatatatgcATGTTAAGAAAAGACCTTTAGGTGTTAATAAGGGCAATGGCACTAATTAGGTAATATGGTAATATCTTATATCTATCAGGATTTGTTTCGTTATCTTACTCTTCGTTAATGTTcaatatcattttatttgatgcAGGCCATCACCGTTGGTGCCACTGACAGCAGTGATGCCCGTGCTTCTTTCTCCAACTATGGTGAATGTGTAGACATCTTTGCTCCAGGTGTAGACATCACTTCTGCTTGGATTGGTGAACCTGATGCAACCAACACCATCAGTGGAACCTCCATGGCCTGCCCACATGTCTCTGGTAAGTTGATATACACACAGGTAGTTTTAGCCCTCTCCCCTGCTTTCATCCTGGAACAATCTGTTTCAGGGACTCTGCAACCAACATCATCAGTGGAACATCCACAGCCTGCCCACATATCTAGAGTCAATAGATCCCAGAAATAGATTCCCTCAATCTGATGCCCATCTAGTGTCATCCCAATGCAACATAGACCAGTCAGGAACTTCCTTGCCCTGTTCACATATCTGTTCTCAAATGCTTGTCCCATCATTCTGATGCAACAAGTTTGAAAATGGACCTTATTCTGCCCAAATATAATGTTATATATTATATCAGGTACATAAGAGCTCATcagtcaaatttttcaaaatcaggcCTTTGTGAGGtctgaaaacaaacaattttaaGCTGCAAACACCAAGTTGTCTCAAGAATGGACATTGGAAGAATGCAGGGGATGAAAAATAGAACACAGGCCTATTCAGTTTTCTGCAActttgttagtagcatagatgtgCTGACATAACCTGCTAGTGTCAccaaaagttgtgtattaaagacaaaataggacacTTTACGTAAACGTGCAATTTCTCTACTTCAGTAAAGAAATtcactacatttattttattaggggttcaactttatcaatactgcagttttcttcatttgtttgtttgtttttttaccaaaaattatCACtgaaattttaatgacttatcctttacttttaagtaaattatacacaattttaattttgtaaactaggatcactgaatgggactttaaattGCCAGTTTTGCTAGGGGCCAGTGGTCAACCAACAGTTGGGTTTTGAAGCCACACCTAACACATCTATTTTTGTTAAACTGATTCCATGCATACCTTCCTCTAATCACACAGAACTTGAAAAGAACTTTGATATTTGATAGAAAAAAATGTATAGATTCCAAGCATttataaatgtttaaaattattgTTGGAATGATAAAGCTAGAGCTCTAACAAAAGCAAGTTAGGCAGTGGCATAGATGAGGGGTCGGAACACCTCCCCCTTGTGGATTATCTTGTTCTCCCCACTCCCCCCTTGGGATGCTGGCCATcatgatattttagatttttagGTCAAATCCCACTGAAAGTTTCATCCCCCCCCCGGCCTCAAATAAAATCCTATGCCACTGTTTCTGGGACACATTTTACAAATGTTGCTAACTGTTTTATATCTATTTGTTTGAATTCATTAGGTGCTGCTGCTCTCATCCTCCAATCTAACCCAGATATGGCTCCAGCTGATGTATGGGCCCAGATGGCTGCTGATGCTACCCCTGATGTTGTCTCTAATCCAGGACGTAGATCACCAAACACATTCCTATATGTGAACTAAAGAACTGAATacttaatcaattaattaagcTTCAGTGGACTATAAATttgaatcaatttaaaaatttCCCAGTCATGTAAAAAGAGGACATGTCACATCAGTTTGTATTTTAAAGATATAGAGAACAATTTTGAGTAGGAAAGTTTATACATAACTTTGATGTGCTCTCTTTGAACACATGGGGACACAAATATCATATTATGTGAAATGTATAGAGTTGAAATGTGAATAAATTATTGCATAACTAATCAATATCAGATTGTTTGGGCTGTGAAATAATTATCCGTTTGAATTTTAAGGGTCATACATACTCCGAATAACAATGTAGAATTTTGTTAGTTATttcaaatcatttttattttctaaCGAATGTGTGTTTACAGAAAATCAATTATATGTTATGTTGAATGTCCAATGGAAATATGATATCGATTGTATatcatcaaacattcattagaagttaaacatcactggaaatagaatgggaatagattaataATGAAGATATGTTACATTGAATATTCTACACCCACTTAAAAGTATGCAGCGGCTCTTATACAGTTTGTTTGCAACTGTTTACCTACTGGTGAGGCTGATGAAAGTTGATGTTAAAGGAGTCACATATTTTTTGTCGAGTGATGAGGCGactcttttattatttattatttgactttatttcattatttgctaATATTGTAGATATGAGACCATGTCAAAACAgggattaatgcttagatcatctttacagacattttgctaCAGTCTGATTAAAGATTTGAGTTTGTTTAATTGATAATATGAAAAGATTTATTGCAATAACCAGAAACATGATCAGGGAATCCCTTAATTTTcattactacatcctctacccttTCAACTACGACAAACTGCTGAAATTATGGTGCATGGCTGATATTTTGTGagttccatctcaatttttagataattgactttttcatgaaaataatgttttggccaaaatgaaaagTGGTGtgggaaacttggaatcaactttcattagccttaggcCTAGGCGATGCATAAAAATGATATGAGGAACTACTTGTTTGCAGGCTTCTGAAAACTGCCAGTGTAATATAtggttcagtgtgttaaaacaagtCAAGTTTCAACTCAACTTAAgttgatttttttgtcatttggGATCTAAATCCTCCACTTTCATCTGGTATAATTGATGGATGTTAACTGTGGGAGTTCTGAGTAGGTAATTTTCCATTTAAAACTTTGTAGGCAATGAATAGAGAACAGGGTGAGGGAAGTGTCCATGGCTAGAAATACCAAGATCAATGTTGAATCAACGGTTGGATTTGAAAGTTAAAAAATTTATGTTGAACATCAAATCAATATTTAATCAACCTTGTATCAAAGTTGATGTGCATCAGCATTCTTAACCTAATATCAATCAATTTCAACCTTGTCTCAACCCAATATCAACTTCATGTTGGATTGTAGTTGAAAACAGGTCGGTGTTCAATTGAAGATGACACAATTTCAACcagattttgaatttgaaaacaggTTGATGATCAGTGCATTTGCTTGGCAACCTTAGCCCACTGGATGGGGTGGTACACTGCAATGCCTGGGGGTTCTCAAGCAAGTTGGCAGAAGAATCTTAATCCTTTGGGGAGGAGGAGTACCTTCATATACTCAAAATCTCCTCTgtgcaaactggttcaaatgtacctctttttgaagcacaacgATGACCAACACGTAGAAAGTTTACAAACTCTCATGATATTCTGCCAAGAGCAAACTAAAGCTTCCACCTTTTTATACTCCTGAAAACCACATGATCTATTGATAGACCATTATGTCACATGTCACAACACTTCCTGTGGATATTCCCCATGATGTCATATATCCACTTACTTTATATTATCAGGGATTCCCCTAATGGTGCAATAAACAGGGAACATTCTGGAAAAGGGAATTCCCAaatatccaaaattagaaatgattcaatttgttttgatcaacttAATGAATGAGAGGGATTTTCccaaatgtctcatgaaatatcTCTTAATTTTGTAAACAGAGATAAATAGTCAACTTAAATTATTACTTAAGGCATATCACACAatattttggtaaattttcacacattttgaaaaaaacaacaatgaaaaattagcaattttagagaaaattttgacctgattgacaatctcatcccccactttacctcatcaaaatgctgattttggtatcagatgaaagctcatatttttctcataaacatattgaaatttggcgttccaaattggtatatttcgaagaaatcatcaaaaactgcgaattagtctcaaatatggtataccatatttgagactaattaggcaagttttttgatgatatcttcggaaatacactgagttggaacttctaatttcaatttgtttatgagaaaaatagggcatttcacttgaaatcaatatattacatgatcatgatgattatcattaataaaaactaccaatatcacgctgtataaatgttggtaattccattaggaattagtcacattttaatacatgttctttttgcttgagtgcttgaaagggatgacattttatgttatacgtaagttttaaagaatttgattttccaaatatatcaggtcaccttcctttaaaccaAATATTTAAATCAACAAGACTGAAAATAACAATTGAGTCTtaacaaaatggctgaaaatgaccCCCTTCTAAATTCAATGGCTAAAAATGCACCCTGAATCTGCTATGCATCCCTATATCCTCCTTTTAACCAAGGACCCCACTACAAGTTTTAGGTCTCAAAATGTTCTTTGTGTTACTTGGGATATAAGAAATatttgagctttcttctgataccaaaatcaccatTTTGATTCAAGTTAAGTTGGGGATGGATGACATGTGTCATCAACCTTTAAGGTTAAATagaattgattttcaaggcttgattccagaggggcgtaagttaataatggaaacagccatgcagaaaagaatgaactcacgcgtacaatagtgtatcatcaatctgaactagggccacggacaatccgcggctcgtgagtcatcctatatgttgcagggatagggaaggggcgaccatgataggaccatataggctgatgggggggtgattgtgggcagccgttttcggcaattttcctttggattttctaaaatttcaatttttaaaattatcctggatgatatctgtcgtgaaataaatcaatgcttctataggctataataggtctagtatgcctatttataccctgatagctatatataggcctacaacaataactacaacaacagtaacaaaaccaacaaccaatattttgttaatctaatttgtaaaaatatattcataggccgcgcctattagactagtatagtctaaaaattcctgaattatataatgaaaaaaaaacgggcaaaaacaatcaatcgctgcagtcagaaagaaagaaacgaacaagaaaaaagaaaaaagtgagagaaaaataaaataaaaagctataaaatagatggaatggaccacatagggactcgaacacgtaccaaagttttccagctcaaaactatagtattatataatcGAACGTGAGTCcgacgcgctaaccgattgagctactgagtgacctgtgaaatcgattgatctcaaactgactattatatatggaatagtgcataccaggctcttatgataaacaatctcatcaccgctgtaaatgtcggaggtatcgatggcaaaaaacctcgatttttgcaaaagtagcttaaatttggagtgaaattcaaatggtaaagggatcgacatacttttgagaaataatgtaggcagttagaaatcaaaattaacgttccacaatccagatatcgataatgtaacataacagtgttttgtggtacaagattctcgaaaattgttcccaaaaacgggctaataaaatttaatcggtactgtatttgcttcttccccatggcaacattatttctttggtcgatttgtagtacaatacataaaaggagaaaacaatcactcggcgtggttttatacggagcgaatatttgaaaaaactgcatggaacgtgtttttgatcttgtgaacatggtgcgtaaaaatgatttaaacgaaggattttcaaacggattctaaaaatttgtataaacacacaaaaataatgttaagatacatctatgcaccaacatttgactcactgcgatatttgattgctgaaaacgcggttttagagaacaactttatacgtcttttatacgttttttatacgtttcttcgtgtaaccttaagaaaAATAACGTCAGTTGCAACACATATTAGTGGCGTAtggtgatttttgtcattttatgaaatttggcccaacggttttaaatatcaagttcttcaagtacACGAAGTAAGAAAGCTCAATTATACTTAaataaaaagggcatttcgtgatccacagcctcatcccacacttttctcacaaaaaaaagttgagatttttataccactggaaacctctggctacataatgtttatgcaagGGCgtagcattttgtgatccacagcctcatcccacacttttctcacaaaaaaagttgagatttttataccactggaaacctctggctacatgcaggggcgtagcaagaacattaggggcccatggacaaggagcagtacagcccttttaaccagggtggtgatttaccttatggggaccctgggccaggccaaaatttgtagGCCCCAAACTCGCATACCGTGGAaggtatgtgcactcaagtcagtggccaagttttggtttacatataatatagaggggtactaacatattttgttccgatgttactaggacatttgtgcGCAAAGCATGCGACAAAATTCAAttctatttaaggtggtactacactccttgataaatttgtgattattttgcattttctcaaaaataataacacactggtaacaaaagttatgtatattatagagcaaggaatccagttactacactggaatttcagtgactcaagacaagcagtacgttatttatgataagaaacgaGGTACCAtgggtaccgctagaatgtacctcatttcttaacataatgaaccacttgtcttgaatcactgaaattacagtgaaGTAATTTGATTTCTTGCCCcatcctataatatacataacttttgctaccaatgtgtagttattttttgagaaaaatgctaaattagtcaccaaatttatcagggggtgtagtaccaccttaagccccAGATCAAcacaaattttgctattttacaattttgctctattttgacccaaaaactttctggggttaaaagaaagatgtatagggcaattttgggccccaaattttttgggccctggtaaatccggccctgctctctcTCCATTATCAGtccttatttttgtttttgtgcttgggcccatggacttcatccaccctgtccacccactTGCTATGCCCCTGTGTTTATGTAGAAGAAAGTTCTTGCAGATagattcattttgcaaaaatatcgccaaatttgaattacgttatggtacaccagaacgaaattactacactagcctatggagcagtgtaatacacataatcatgcataacttgcaaacaaacaaaatttgaaattttgggaattagctttttttgtggatatctactgaaaaatgctaTAAAAAAGATATCAACCTTTAAAATTAATAACTTTAACCTAATTGACCTA from Amphiura filiformis chromosome 5, Afil_fr2py, whole genome shotgun sequence includes these protein-coding regions:
- the LOC140152092 gene encoding aqualysin-1-like is translated as MRVFILACLVAAATAIAPLQKAQERIPGKYIVALKPGANINSAAFSLNNVRARVQKRFAAFNMLAVDMDSQVVEKVRGLKDVLFVEEDGLMRVQQGATWGLDRVDQRALPLDGVYASDNDGTGVNVYVIDTGVSPDHVDFGGVGGRCEMAYDVVGGIGGGVDCNGHGTHCAGTTSGSTWGVAKNSMAYGIRVLSCLGSGSTTGVVDGMNWVATNGVRPAVASMSLGGGSSSAIDRAVDTMHNAGVVVSVAAGNSNANACNYSPAGAANAITVGATDSSDARASFSNYGECVDIFAPGVDITSAWIGEPDATNTISGTSMACPHVSGAAALILQSNPDMAPADVWAQMAADATPDVVSNPGRRSPNTFLYVN